Proteins encoded by one window of Bactrocera oleae isolate idBacOlea1 chromosome 4, idBacOlea1, whole genome shotgun sequence:
- the Dolk gene encoding dolichol kinase codes for MGIEKDDVGPESSENEDGIADTGNGRIPNALFVRPNASPGYWLCLLLPLAFASNLIHENQCNGQVSTQPILTIAAIGMSIENLCFFLNIYCKTTLLLKLFIAFVPGFITAILYKVLLQQSWSYGLFLGFIITFIYQNSYMRVLCGLPDCFSFGEASILVQGLMLFLLNVILKFFSLLRKTGNRSTFEDLNIIMLCALTYLLAICWLLSAAKALRGPAYFYALMFILVIGVTCTPITIPVPIIFLLNFILQDQVRVNIVVFYLILVVLTILTVRWQIGNGEKASTRIRKIFHILIVLVFVPGIIYQCSFLYIATGVAFAIFTVFELIRVCNIPPLAIPLRRAFASFSDEKDSGLLALTPFCLLIGCSMPLWISSCPCGENVYTNEHSQILPVLAGVLTIGFGDTAASVVGSKFGRIKWRCSKKSLEGTLGFMGMTFLATMFLNYCGYINLTPMKWFTTAIAILTTSLVEAHTDQIDNLTLPLIFYIIVNIY; via the exons ATGGGAATAGAAAAGGATGACGTTGGTCCAGAATCAAGTGAGAATGAAGATGGAATTGCGGACACAGGAAACGGAAGAATTCCAAATGCCCTATTTGTAAG ACCGAACGCTTCTCCTGGTTACTGGCTGTGTTTGCTACTTCCACTTGCCTTTGCTTCAAACTTAATCCACGAAAaccaatgtaatgggcaagtTTCCACGCAACCCATACTCACAATTGCCGCAATCGGTATGAGCATAGAAAACCTCTgcttctttttgaatatatacTGCAAGACGACTTTGCTGCTCAAACTATTTATTGCATTTGTACCTGGCTTTATTACCGCAATATTATACAAAGTTTTATTGCAACAGTCGTGGAGCTATGGACTATTTTTGGGCTTTATCATAACCTTTATATATCAGAATTCTTACATGCGTGTACTATGTGGATTACCCGATTGTTTTAGCTTCGGCGAGGCATCTATACTCGTTCAGGGATTGATGCTTTTCctattaaatgtaattttaaagtttttcagtTTATTGCGAAAAACTGGAAATAGGAGTACATTTGAAGATCTTAATATTATAATGCtg tgtGCACTAACTTATCTTCTTGCAATCTGTTGGTTACTATCGGCTGCCAAAGCTCTACGCGGGCCTGCCTACTTTTATGCCTTAATGTTTATTTTAGTTATAGGTGTAACATGCACTCCTATTACGATTCCAGTGCCCATAATTttcttattgaattttatattacaaGACCAAGTTAGG GTTAACATAGTTGTTTTCTACCTAATATTGGTGGTGTTGACAATTTTGACTGTGAGGTGGCAAATTGGCAATGGGGAGAAAGCTTCCACaagaataagaaaaatatttcatatcctTATAGTGCTTGTGTTCGTACCTGGAATAATTTATCAATGTAGTTTTCTATATATTGCTACTGGAGTGGCTTTTGCAATTTTCACTGTTTTTGAACTAATTCGTGTTTGCAACATACCGCCACTGGCTATACCTTTGCGCAGAGCATTCGCATCATTCTCCGATGAGAAAGATTCTGGTTTACTCGCATTAACACCATTCTGTCTACTTATTGGCTGTTCCATGCCCCTTTGGATAAGCTCTTGCCCTTGTGGGGAAAATGTGTATACGAATGAACATTCCCAAATACTTCCAGTTTTAGCTGGAGTTCTGACTATTGGATTCGGCGATACTGCTGCCAGTGTGGTTGGTTCAAAATTTGGCCGCATTAAGTGGCGTT gcTCGAAAAAATCTTTAGAAGGTACTTTAGGATTTATGGGGATGACTTTTTTGGCAACAATGTTTTTAAACTACTGTGGTTACATTAATTTGACACCTATGAAGTGGTTTACCACAGCAATagcaatattaacaacttcCTTAGTTGAGGCGCATACAGATCAAATAGA